A DNA window from Thalassospiraceae bacterium LMO-JJ14 contains the following coding sequences:
- a CDS encoding fumarylacetoacetate hydrolase family protein, whose translation MKLMMFDAGGKACLGVVDGDTVIDAGACDAAQPETLLDLIKAGPDALAALRAATDSAPDSARLKLNDVTPALPIEHPGKFVCVGLNYAAHAREGGHDIPDYPSLFPRYATSLVAAEAPVILPKVSEQLDYEVELTIVIGRGGRAISEQDALDHVFGYTVFNDVSVRDYQRKTKQWTQGKNFDATGPLGPVVVTPEDLPAGASGLRITSRVNGETRQDSNTADMIFSTAKIIAILSEFMTLEPGDVIATGTPSGVAHAMQPPGWMTPGDIVEAEVEGIGILRNPIAQEA comes from the coding sequence ATGAAACTGATGATGTTCGATGCCGGCGGCAAGGCGTGCCTTGGGGTGGTCGATGGCGATACGGTGATCGATGCCGGTGCCTGCGATGCGGCGCAGCCTGAAACGCTGCTGGATCTCATCAAGGCCGGACCGGATGCCCTGGCCGCACTTCGCGCCGCGACGGATAGCGCCCCCGACAGCGCCCGGCTCAAGCTGAACGATGTCACACCGGCGCTGCCGATTGAACATCCCGGCAAGTTCGTCTGCGTCGGCCTGAATTACGCCGCGCATGCCCGCGAGGGCGGGCACGATATTCCCGATTACCCGTCGCTGTTCCCGCGCTATGCGACCTCGCTGGTCGCCGCCGAAGCGCCGGTGATCCTGCCGAAGGTATCGGAGCAACTGGATTACGAGGTCGAGCTGACCATCGTCATCGGCCGGGGCGGGCGGGCGATATCCGAACAGGACGCGCTCGATCACGTCTTCGGCTACACCGTCTTCAACGACGTTTCGGTGCGCGATTACCAACGCAAGACCAAGCAGTGGACGCAGGGCAAGAACTTCGACGCTACCGGACCGCTGGGTCCCGTGGTGGTGACGCCCGAAGACCTGCCGGCGGGGGCTTCGGGTCTCAGGATCACCAGCCGCGTCAACGGCGAGACGCGTCAGGATTCCAACACCGCCGACATGATTTTTTCGACCGCCAAAATCATCGCCATCCTGTCCGAGTTCATGACCCTGGAGCCGGGCGACGTGATCGCCACCGGGACCCCGTCGGGCGTCGCGCATGCGATGCAACCGCCGGGATGGATGACGCCCGGCGATATCGTCGAGGCCGAAGTCGAGGGCATCGGCATATTGCGTAATCCGATCGCCCAGGAGGCGTAG